The genomic stretch AAGGTGAAGCGCCTGGTGCGGCTCCGGAGCCGGCGCCATCGTGACAGCGAGGGCGCCTTCCTGATCGAGGGTTACCGGGAGCTCACCCGGGCGGTGGCCGCCGGTATCCGCATCGATGAGGTCTACGTGTGCGATCCCCTCTTCCTCGGGACCAACGAGCCGGAACTGGTCGAACGGATCATGGCGTCAGGCGCCCGCTGCCACCGGTTGGCGCCCGATCCGTTCCGGAAGGCCGCCTACCGGGACCGGCCCGAGGGGCTGCTCGCCGTGGCGCCCCAGTTCGACACCGGGCTGGAGCGGATCAGGCTCCGGCCCGACTCGCTCCTGCTGGTTATGGAAGGCATCGAGAAGCCGGGCAACCTCGGGACCATGCTGCGCGCGGCCGATGCCGCCGGGGTAAGCGCGGCCATCGTGGCCGATCCCACCACCGATCCCTTCAACCCCAACGTGGTGCGGGCCTCGCTCGGCTGCCTCTTCACGGTGCCGCTGGCGGTCTCGACCGCGGACGGCGCCATCCGGTGGTTGGTCGAACACGGGATCAGGGCCCTCGTCACCACCCCTTCGACCCGGGACCTCTACTGGAACGCTGACTACTCGGGGGCAGTGGCCGTCGTGGTGGGATCGGAGCAGTACGGCCTCAGCGAGACCTGGCTGGACGGACGCTTCCCCATGGCCCG from bacterium encodes the following:
- a CDS encoding RNA methyltransferase, coding for MITSPANPKVKRLVRLRSRRHRDSEGAFLIEGYRELTRAVAAGIRIDEVYVCDPLFLGTNEPELVERIMASGARCHRLAPDPFRKAAYRDRPEGLLAVAPQFDTGLERIRLRPDSLLLVMEGIEKPGNLGTMLRAADAAGVSAAIVADPTTDPFNPNVVRASLGCLFTVPLAVSTADGAIRWLVEHGIRALVTTPSTRDLYWNADYSGAVAVVVGSEQYGLSETWLDGRFPMARIPMAGSADSLNAATAAALVLFEALRQRTSGTS